From Arcticibacter tournemirensis, one genomic window encodes:
- a CDS encoding BamA/TamA family outer membrane protein: MKAYYTFRIFFAASILFLTVILGGCSATRYLNEDQALVKKVKLKGIDNDLKESASLYVQQEIRPNSWFNLALYNMLNTSNGKYRTGRVRNIGEAPHLLDSSLVDISRREIEKFLVYKGFFNADVKSDIRVKNKKAYITFTAEQGPAFSIRNFTYEIPDTAVRKLYEKHRPSFTKIRSGNRYDIDSAMNEINSTYNLMKENGYYDFLKQYIHINLDSTLYSGRVDLKFQIYNPPGKSAHPVYFINNETTVEIKNSNGRTRNITPDSGIVDSSLYFRDYSHRFRFKPLSRYIFFRYGERYNASRENLTYDRLYELNVFRSIKIDYEKDPDSSSLNVHIDATPLKRMSNRVEGEYTFNSGRNGFNIANTYTNRNLFGGAEQLDVKLRYGILFDSREGRKLLGNVFNRDFQIGVNLIIPRLLVPFNIPSKIGTGIPHTTFSSSMQVFDQPGAFRNRLFINSITYDWLQDKNKLHSLTPVNIEYRDGMLDPAFRDSIRALGYEAYIRTNDRRYFNIGSMYTFTYNANKLNTYGDFFYFRGLADIGGNTLGLFTNIFKFHRDSTGSRTFMGLPYLQYAKTEIDLRYYKYFRGERQLVVRLNPGVVYPYGNTDEIPFERNFYAGGSAGVRAWQARSLGPGNYNRASLKDEETRKNFTYLDQYGEIKLEGNIEYRFKIMNNFIGSKLKGAAFTDFGNVWRLRENKDVGGGEFYFDKFLNQLALGAGAGLRFDLQYFVFRLDVGAKIKDPQFTGSKQWVIKHLFNRDERDAFKDEYSRTNAPDRYRFLQYNFGIGMPF, translated from the coding sequence TTGAAAGCATATTATACCTTTCGTATTTTCTTTGCTGCAAGTATACTGTTTTTAACAGTTATATTGGGTGGATGTTCGGCTACCCGCTACCTGAATGAAGATCAGGCTTTAGTTAAAAAGGTAAAGCTAAAGGGGATAGACAACGACCTTAAAGAAAGCGCTTCATTATACGTCCAACAGGAGATAAGGCCTAACTCCTGGTTTAATCTGGCTCTGTATAACATGCTTAATACAAGCAACGGGAAGTACCGTACAGGGCGTGTAAGGAATATTGGCGAAGCGCCGCATTTGCTGGATAGCTCCCTCGTTGATATATCACGTCGTGAGATCGAGAAATTCCTGGTTTATAAAGGTTTTTTTAATGCCGATGTTAAGAGTGATATCAGAGTGAAGAATAAGAAGGCGTACATCACCTTCACGGCAGAACAAGGCCCCGCATTTAGCATCCGCAATTTTACCTATGAAATTCCGGATACCGCCGTCAGGAAGCTCTATGAAAAGCACCGGCCATCGTTCACGAAGATCAGAAGTGGTAACCGCTATGATATTGATTCGGCAATGAATGAGATTAATAGCACCTATAATCTTATGAAGGAAAATGGATATTACGATTTTTTAAAGCAATACATTCACATCAACCTGGACAGTACTCTTTATTCGGGCAGGGTAGATCTTAAGTTTCAGATTTACAATCCTCCCGGTAAATCAGCTCATCCTGTGTATTTTATAAACAATGAAACTACGGTCGAAATAAAAAACAGCAACGGAAGAACGAGGAATATTACCCCCGACAGTGGTATTGTTGATTCAAGCCTCTACTTCAGAGATTACTCACACCGGTTCAGGTTTAAACCGCTTTCCCGGTATATTTTTTTCAGATATGGTGAACGGTACAATGCCTCGCGTGAGAATTTGACGTACGACCGGTTGTACGAACTAAATGTGTTCCGCAGCATAAAGATTGACTATGAAAAAGATCCCGACAGCAGCAGTTTGAACGTTCATATAGATGCAACGCCACTTAAGAGGATGAGTAACCGTGTGGAAGGGGAGTATACTTTCAATTCAGGGCGGAATGGTTTCAATATTGCGAATACATACACCAACAGAAATCTATTTGGTGGTGCAGAACAACTGGATGTTAAATTGCGCTATGGCATCCTGTTCGACTCCCGCGAGGGGCGAAAGCTTCTTGGAAATGTTTTTAACCGTGATTTTCAGATAGGAGTTAATTTAATTATTCCCCGTTTGCTGGTGCCGTTTAATATCCCATCGAAAATCGGGACGGGAATTCCCCATACTACTTTTTCAAGTAGTATGCAGGTGTTTGATCAGCCGGGGGCATTCAGAAACCGGCTTTTTATTAATTCAATAACATACGACTGGCTTCAGGACAAGAATAAACTTCATAGTTTGACGCCGGTAAACATCGAATACCGGGATGGGATGCTCGATCCTGCTTTCCGCGATTCAATCCGTGCGCTGGGGTACGAAGCCTATATAAGGACTAACGACCGGCGATATTTTAACATTGGAAGTATGTATACCTTTACTTACAATGCTAACAAACTAAACACCTACGGCGATTTCTTTTATTTCAGAGGCCTTGCTGATATAGGCGGAAACACACTGGGGCTTTTTACTAACATCTTTAAGTTTCATAGGGACAGCACCGGTTCAAGGACTTTTATGGGACTACCTTATCTTCAGTACGCGAAGACTGAAATCGATTTGCGCTACTATAAGTATTTCAGGGGAGAGCGGCAGTTGGTGGTCAGACTAAATCCAGGGGTAGTGTATCCATATGGAAATACAGACGAAATACCTTTTGAGCGAAACTTTTATGCTGGTGGATCAGCGGGAGTAAGAGCATGGCAGGCCCGTTCTCTCGGACCTGGTAATTACAACCGGGCAAGTCTGAAAGACGAAGAAACAAGGAAGAACTTTACCTACCTTGATCAATATGGAGAGATTAAGCTGGAAGGCAATATAGAATATCGTTTCAAGATAATGAATAACTTCATAGGCTCGAAGCTGAAAGGAGCTGCATTTACCGATTTTGGAAATGTATGGCGCTTAAGGGAAAATAAAGACGTTGGCGGTGGAGAATTTTACTTTGATAAGTTCCTCAATCAGCTGGCTTTAGGTGCCGGTGCGGGATTGAGGTTTGATTTGCAATATTTTGTTTTTCGTTTAGATGTGGGAGCAAAAATTAAGGACCCGCAATTTACGGGATCGAAACAGTGGGTCATAAAACACCTTTTCAATAGAGACGAACGCGACGCCTTTAAAGACGAGTACTCGAGGACAAATGCCCCCGACCGATACCGTTTCCTTCAATATAATTTTGGTATTGGGATGCCATTTTAG